The genomic DNA ggagaatcccatggacagaggagcttggcgggctacagtccacgggtcgcaaagagtcggacacgactgagcgactttcggtTCGGTATAGAGGATGAGTATGCTGTGGTGGTTTGAACTTTAGTGGTAGCTGTGGAAATGGAATAGGTGGATACCATAAAAGGATGTCAGTGATGTGAAATTTGTGTACCTAAAAGATAGCTTTGATGAGGGAGTTCAAAGGAAGAAGTCAAGGATGATTCTCCGTGTTCTGTCTCCTCCAGTAGTGTGGATGGTGGCGCTGTTTCCTGGGACAGGACCAAAGGGAACAATTTAAGTCCACCATTTAagcggaggaggaggagctggccgGAAGTTAGAAAAAAGCAGGAGATGAAGGTGACACATTCTTTCCATCTGGTGATGGGTCTGTAGTTTTTAATTCCTTCTAGCTTGAAAACAGTATAATCAATGTTGAAGGAAAGACATGTCAAAGAGATAGCTGGCTTCTTttgttcaacattttttttcaacACATATATTTTTCAGACTTCATTGTATGAAAGACATTGTGTTGAGTAATACCTAATGTTCGAGGTGAAATGGCAAATTCTAGCTCAGACAGTCTCACAAGTTGTTAGCATCTCAGAGGTGTCACAAAGTTATGATTCTTTCAGTTGACTATTTGAGTTCTAGAAACAtgatttttgtttactttctcaGAAGTGAGCAGAGAGCTCTTTCACCTTAACCAAACTGATGTCAAAGTTCCACTGGTCAGCTGTCACGTCATTAAGGTAGAATAAGGAATAGAAATGTCAGCTGCCCAACAGTGTTTTTTCTCCCCTCTAAGAAAGCCAGGATATTGTTTACTGAGCATCGTATCAGCAGGGGCGTTAGACACCCTAAATATATAGTTTCCTCAAGCTGTGATAATCTGTGCCATCTTTTCTTCTATGTGGTACACCTGCCAGAACAGTAGGTGAAACCAGGGGCTTACTGAAAGATCCTAGTGGTTCCCCCTCTTCTCCCTGTACTGCCATCACCATGcacaccctccacccccatctGCTGTGCTCCTGCCGGGTCTCCGTTCTCTTTGCTAACTATGAGTAAACTCAGAACATTCAATGAAAGAAATGTGACTGTGTCAAATTTGGTTTTACTGCTTTGCTGTTGGTTTGTTTGTAATCCAGATGTATTTGGTATCTTGGATATTCAAGCTCAAGAAAGTAAATAAAGCACTCAGCAAACTATAGTATGTTGAATTCCTCATTCTTATCCTAGATACTTATGAGAAGCTAAAATACGGTTCAGATTTGGGTTGTGagtgaaagttttgttttttcaaattgaGAAACTGTAAGCATGGAGTTGCTGTTTACCAAGAAGGGGAAGACTGAGTGAATTTGAGGGAGACAGTCACTGGCTGGTGCTTGAGGCGCCTTTTACGCTGTATGTGGACATAAATGTTGTTTGGGCAGCTGCATATATGATTCTGAAGTTAAGAGGAGACCTCTTGGCTATATTAAATTTGCATGTTTTTGGCATGTTGATGGCATTGCAAGCCATAAGACAAAATGAAATCACCAAAATGATATGAATAGAGGAGCGAAGCTCTGGGATTGAGCACGGGACACACCTGGACAGTGAGGTTTTGGAGATGAGGAACCAACAGAAGAGAAGGAGCAGCTGTTGAACAGGAGTAAATTCGAGAGTAGTATTCTTAAAGCCAGGCGGAGAGCGTCTCAAGGGTGAGAGAACACAGCAAGTACTGAAGAAAAGGGGGTTGGATGAATCAGACATGAGGGGGcggtcctggtggtccagggattaggGATCTGCCTTCCAGGGCCGAGGACACGGGTTCGAGCCCTGGCTGgggactgagatcccacatgctgaagggcagctaagcctgtgagccacaactcgagaggagaCTGGCAGCACAACAGAAGGTGCCAcgtgctgcagctgagacccagtgcagccaaggagagtttagaaaagaaacagagacatgAGGAAATTTGGGGGATTGATAGATGTgctcattatcttgattgtggatGGTTTTACAGGTTTACATGTATCCTTCACATATGCTGCATGTTACACATATGCAGTTTTTATATCACTTATTTCTcaataagtgaagtcgctcagtcgtgtctgactctttgtgaccccatggactgtccatgggattttccaggcaagagtactggagtcggttgccatttccttctccaggagatcttccccacccagggactgaacccgggtctcccactacaatgctttaccatctgagccaccagagaagtccaatttCTCAATAaggcaacatttaaaaaatttcttgtattaaatattcatttatttttttttttaaaggaaggagtGAACAGCTGTCAAATGCTTTTGATAGATCAAGTAAGATGAGAATTTTCTAGGAAATAGCATCCTTGCTTGCCTTAACTAGAATACTGTCAGTGGAGTTGTGGGTATAGAAGTGTGATTTGTATGAGTTCAAGAGAGAATGGGAAGAGAGGAAATAGAGACAGAGCTCCagacaactttttaaaagagttttgctgaaaagagaatttgaaaaatgaGATTGAAGGGAGATGTGAAGTCAAAAggaagctttttgttttgtttttaagaagggAACAGTTACAGCTTACAAAGGTAGGTTAGCTTGTTTTTATATAGATGGTAATAAATTGACTGGAAAAAATAGATGCTATGTGAAAGGAAAAGCGTCATGGGAAAAGAGAAGAGTTTCTGTAGTGATATCCATATATTCCTTTGCCATTGGTCTTGAGAATTCTGCCCATGTTTATGACAATGAATTTCTAAATCTGTTTggatatgctttttattttattcattgtttattttaaaacttcatggGTCACTTTTGAAGATAGCTTTATTTAAAGccatatatgttatttatatataattgccGTGTTTGATATTCTTCATCTTGTCTGTTCTTAAGGTTGATACTGATTATATACTGGTGTCTTTTATTTGTTTCAAGAAATTATAATATCCATGCTTCTTCAAACAGAATGTAGATCTTCCAATCTAGCATTTACCAGGATAACTGAGATTGTTACATCAAGCTACCATCATTAGCTGCTAAGAGTCTTTCCTTAACATGATGTGCTCTCTCAATAAAGTAGCTATGTGAAATAGTTTTACAGAAGAATTTGACAAAGTAAAAATTTTGTCAAAGTAAAACTATTTTTGTCAAAGTAAATTTTGCACTTGTAATACTCTTAGGATTGATTGCTTTGAGGGTGGGGAAAAAATTGATGTACTCTTTGCTTGTGGTAGCAGTTTCTTCAAATTTTCTGTTTCACAACCCTGATCATAATTCTTTCCATAGGCGATGGGAAACTCAGGAACTTTCAAAAGAAGTCTTTTATTTTCTGCCCTGTCTTATTTGGGTTTTGAAACTTATCAAGTCATTTCCCAGGCTGTTCTGGTTCATGCTGCAGCCAAAGGTAAGCCTAAGCTAAATATCGAGAACACTTAGAGTTATTTgtatttgttatattttgttaATAACTTACTATGTTTGAATGTCAGtctgatgtgtatgtgtgtatatatatatatataatatatatatatatatatattatatatatatattccctggtggctcagatgaagaatcctgcaatgcaggagacccaggttctgtcccggagttgggacgatcccctggagaagaaaatggcaacccactccagtattcttgcctggagaatcccgtggacagcagagcctgacgggctgcagtccctggggtcttagagtgggacatgactgagcgcaccacagcagcagcaataacaaaGGCTCTGTGTGGTAGGTAAGGGTATCATAAATTCCTCACAGGgaattacttttttcatttttaaaactgtgtcaTATTTAGTTAGTACTAGAgtaagttttctaattttttatttttgaaggttttaataaatgaatattaagtaACATGAATATTCATATTCATTAAGTAAGTGAATATTAAGTATTATGTGTAATAGCTTCATACTTATTTCTACTACACTTCACATTTTGATTGTTCAGAATTTCTGATCTTTCTTTATAGGTGATTTCTGTATCTGATTTCTTTTGCTTCTATGTAAAAGTGTTCATGTGTCTTAGAATTATTGCCAACTGGCTTGGGAAGACTtactttattttgccttttttcttttatagtcttCGAAATTGAAGAAGTCCTTGAACAAGCAGACTACTTATATGAAAgtggagaaacagaaaaactttACCAGTTGCTAACCCAGTACAAGGAAAGGTGGGTGATGTATCATAGGCCTAGGTTTGCTGTTGACTgaaattttctgttatttaataATTAACATATTCTTGGTGCTtggaatttttatagtttttaaaagtttttacttCAAAGTAATATTTCTTAGAGTttaatttatagtatttttttttcttatgttaagTGACTCAAAAGTGCTACATATATTTCattgatttagaaaaggtggtTCTACTTACTCATTCTAGGTaatgttgacattttttctttttgttactttGCTTTGAATACAAGGTAGTCATTAAATAGACGTTTATTGTCTTTATCTAtgtcatatatttttcatttcttctgagttAATTTCTTACTGCTGTAGGATTTGAATGAACTAGGATTTTTTTGTCACCTTTGAATAATCcctttcctatttttaatattagcatgcatgcttagtcCAGCACATTAATGTGTACTCATTTTGTGGGGGAGAATGGAGATGGAAAGAGGAGATTCAGCCCAATAAAATAAGTCAAATCAGGCTAAATGGCATTTCCAGGTCATTGATCTGCCTCATCTACTGAACTAAAAATATTGAGCCATTTTCAACCGACTTTCTTAGATTTTCCCAAACCAGTTTTCCCCAGAAGACCCATCAATTTCACTTCCTAAATATCTGTAGGATCCAACTTCTCTTCTCCTTCGTCCCCTCAGTAACTTGAGGTGGTTGACTTGGCATTTTATAGTCACTTCAGTAATAGCAACATAAGCTATAAGGTGGCTGTTGTTCtctggctcagttgtgtccaactcttgctgatcccatggactatagcctgccaggctcctctgtccatgggattctccagataggaacgctggaacgggttgccattccctcctccagggggtcttcctgacccaggggtggaacccaggtctgctgcatcgcaggtggttctttaccaccgagccaccagggaggctgtcAGGAGGCTATTCTATATTCACTGGATTATAGATATGCTATTGCTACTTACCCTCCGTTTctctttttaatgatattttatttagattttacttTGATTTACGTATTTAACTGTCTCGGGCTGAGCTGGGCCTTCACTGCTGCACGTGGGCTGCCTCTGGTTGCTGAGAGCGGGGCCACCGTGCGCAGGCTGCTCTCTGTGGTGGCTCCTCCTGCTGAGGAGCACGGCCTCCAGGTGTATGCGCTTcactgctccacagcatgtgggatcttcctgaaccactGATCAaatccatgtgccctgcattggcaggtggattcttaacccctgggccaccggggaagtccctaccTTTAGTttcactcaatttttttttttaagtaatatttatttattttattttattttttaactttacaatattgcattggttttgccatatatcaacatgaatctgccacaggtatacacgtgttccccatcgaatactatttttgttttaaagtataacTTAGTAGGTTGAAAGAGAAACATTTaataaaaggaatttttattaaaatggcttcccaggtggcacagtggtaaaacaTCCATCTGCTataaaggagacacaagagacgtgggttcgatccctgggtcgggaagatcccctggaggaggaaatggcaacccactccagtgttcttgtctggaaaatttcatggacagaggagcctggtggactgtagttcatgggggttgcaaagagttggacatgactgagcaactgagcatgcatgcacaatttgttttatttattagacATTTCtatcttatataattttatttaaacgGCAGTTCTTCAAGGAGTCCAGAGCCCTTGCTTTAAATATTCCATGCATCATGGTATGGGTGACATATTCAAAGATAAGATTTATTTTGAGATTACATTATATTTAATCATCATTCATTAACAGgtatttatcatatatatttttgtatgccAGGTACTATATTTGGAGCTATGGATACAGCATTTTGTTTTATAGTGCATAACCTTGtctttaaattaatatattttatagtcCTGTCTGAAGCAGTTAGTGAGTTGTCTGAAGCACAGTGCCACCGAACTCAAATGTCAAGTTATATGTTGAATTTTGTAGGGAAATTGTTTAGAGAATtcaaatataaagatattttctaaGGAAATTAGTATTTTAGATATTACAGGTAACTTAATGTTTGTATATAATATTGGATATTTTGGAGGAAATTTTAGCACATATAGATTTGTgtgatagaaaataataaatttaacattATGAATTATGGATTTTGATATTGTGTTGCTTGCTATGTCCTCACTGACCTGAAAGACTGTATGTATTCATTAGTGATATGACCTTTAACCATGAAAGTGTGAGCTAAAATGgttgttgttttatatttatttcacatcAGTGAAGATGCAGAGTTACTGTGGCGTTTGGCACGGGCATCACGTGATGTAGCTCAGCTTAGTGGAACCTCGGAAGAGGAGAAAAAGTTCTTGGTATATGAAGCCCTAGAGTATGCGAAAAGGGCACTAGAGAAAAACGAATCCAGTTGTGCAGCCCATAAGGTGAGGTGCTTAAGTAATGAGACTGTTACCGTGTATTGAAACGGATTTTGGTCTGTACTTATCTGTTATATGTAACTTACATAGGAACGAAATCGCTCTCTTTTAAAGAAGTAgggaagaaatttatttttataaactttttttcaaaaagaagtagtatttttctttgtgttcttgAACATCTGTTCTAGATTCATTAGTGTGCTCGATAAATTACTTTGTGAAGgcttatttttaaactgaagcaTTAGTTCCATCAGTTACCTCTCTCTCTAGTTCTAGTTGTAAAAACACGGGActaatgttttctcattttcctcacaTTTTATGTCTGTCTCATGTGGAGATAGGAGTATAGCAGCTGGACAGCAGATACCTAGTGTAACTTTTTACATGTGACTCCACTAGCTTCTAGATTTCCTGACTGGTTTAGAATAATCTTTTCAATGGACATGGTGGGGAGGCCAAGGGACACTATTGATATTTTGGATTAGGACCTTACTTTACCATATTAGActgtccccagggaagcccccaagtcaTTGTGACAGCCGAATTCTGTCTTTACGCATTTGCAAATGCTCCCTTTAGGGGATGGTTCCATCTGGCCTGATCCCCACCACCACTGTTTTCTTGTTTATATTAAGAATAAAACATACAGACCCTTTAAATTTGTTATGACTTGTTTATGGCCTGGAATATGTCCATATTTGTACATGTTCTTTTTGCACAGGGAAGGCGTATTTATTCAGCTGCTGTTGCGCATGCGTCATGCGTGTCATTCCGGTCAAGttgttttacacgtggtagtgtgtatgtgttgatGCTGCTTTCTCTGTTCGTCCCACTTCCCCCTCTGTGTCCATAAGTCCAGTCTCCACATCCACATCTCCATTCCTtgcctgcaaataggttcatcaataccaatTTTCTAGAGTCTGTATATATgggttaatatactatatttgcttttctcttttggacttactgcactctgtataataggtttcaggttcatccacctcactagaactgactcaaatttattctttttatggttgagtaatattccgttgtatatatgtaccatatattTATCCCttcttctgtcgatggacatctgggttgcttccatgtcctagctgttgtaaatagtgctactgtgaacattgggatacatgtgtctttttcagttatggtttcctcagggtatatatgcccagtagtgggattgctgggtcatagtcgttttattcctagttttcaaGAAagctccatgctgttctccatagtggctgtatcaatttacattcccaccaacagtgcaagagcgttcccttttctccacaccctctccagcatttattgtttgtagactttttgacaatggccattctgactggtgtgaggtgataaacctcattgtggtttcgatTTACATTTCTTGTCCTGAGTCTGACTTTCGCCAGCACCTAGGTTTATGAAGCTTGGATATTTGGTTTCAGTTCTCAGGGAAGAAGCTCAGATTATCTCAGTTTGGGTTTGTTGTCCAGCTATGGGCGTGAAGACAAAGTCACGATTGATAGATATGGCCGTTATTACTATAGTAACGTGGCTGTGAAATAAGAAACAGTGCCCAGAAAATAGGTTGAGAAAATAAAACGATAATGTTAAATTgcacatttttataaatttatattcataTCATAAATATGAATCATTATATCCCCATTGTGTTGGTAACTTTCTTAGAGATACACTGACCTCTGTCTTATATTATAGTTCTCTATAAACATGTCCTAACTTATACGGGCTATGTctactttttctttgtattttctagtATATTTAATACAGGTTTTGTGCTCAGCTTTTGTTAAGTGAGAATAACTACTGAGGAGTTGCAGCCTGGTATTGAATGGGATATTATGGAATATTAGTGCTCTTATAcctttgtttcttctgtttttagtGGTATGCAATCTGTATTGGTGATGTTGGAGATTATGAAGGAATCAAGGCTAAAATTGCAAATGCCTACATTATCAAGGAGCATTTTGAGGTACCGATGGACTTGAAGAGTCAATAGTTTTCTGAGTAGACTtctgtttcacttatttcttGCTGGATAGCAAACCACCTAAAGCTCAGTGGCCTAAAACAGTgacaaattatttctcaaaattctGTGGACTAACCGTGCACAGTCGTGCCTCCATTCTGCTCGTTGTGGCTGAGGTCATTTAAAGGGCTCCCTTCACCTGGACCTCAGCTCGGACAGGAATGGACGAGATGCCCTCTCGCGTGTGGCATTTCTCCCTACTTTTCTTCTCATCATTTAGTGCTGTAGCCCACGCTTCTGTGTCGCATAGTCACTGCTTCCAAGAGTGAGCGTGCCAGGGGAAAAGTTCCACTGTGCAGACTTTTATCAAGCATGTTTGCATCACACTTAGTAATAACCTGTCGGCCTAAACAAGTCATTTGGCCAAGACCAGAGAACG from Bos indicus x Bos taurus breed Angus x Brahman F1 hybrid chromosome 14, Bos_hybrid_MaternalHap_v2.0, whole genome shotgun sequence includes the following:
- the RMDN1 gene encoding regulator of microtubule dynamics protein 1 isoform X8 is translated as MALAVRFWCLFPVGRSAAWGLRLPAGAAGSRGQRVPWRLGASEAMGNSGTFKRSLLFSALSYLGFETYQVISQAVLVHAAAKVFEIEEVLEQADYLYESGETEKLYQLLTQYKESEDAELLWRLARASRDVAQLSGTSEEEKKFLVYEALEYAKRALEKNESSCAAHKWYAICIGDVGDYEGIKAKIANAYIIKEHFEKAIELNPKDATSIHLMGIWCYTVAEMPWYQRRIAKVLFATPPGSTYEEWIQTSTAKTCSF
- the RMDN1 gene encoding regulator of microtubule dynamics protein 1 isoform X7, translated to MGNSGTFKRSLLFSALSYLGFETYQVISQAVLVHAAAKVFEIEEVLEQADYLYESGETEKLYQLLTQYKESEDAELLWRLARASRDVAQLSGTSEEEKKFLVYEALEYAKRALEKNESSCAAHKWYAICIGDVGDYEGIKAKIANAYIIKEHFEKAIELNPKDATSIHLMGIWCYTVAEMPWYQRRIAKVLFATPPGSTYEEALGYFHRAEQVDPNFYSKNLLLLGKTYLKLHNKKLAAFWLTKAKDYPAHTEEDKQIQTEAAQLLRGFSDKN